A single window of Bradyrhizobium daqingense DNA harbors:
- the gcvT gene encoding glycine cleavage system aminomethyltransferase GcvT: protein MLAADQNSLKRTPLHGLHVALGGKMVPFAGYDMPVQYPAGVLKEHLHTRTSAGLFDVSHMGQLALRAKSGKVEDAARAMERLVPQDIVAIAPGRQRYAQFTNEDGGILDDLMVANFGDHLFLVVNAACKEADEAHLRAHLSGDCVIEQLADRALIALQGPKAESALAKLCAAAPAMKFMDAGPHEVAGIKCFVSRSGYTGEDGFEISVPAADSERLAKMLLENPDVLPIGLGARDSLRLEAGLCLYGHDIDTATTPVEAALEWSVQKSRRSGGARAGGFPGADKILAHFDQGASRRRVGLLAQGRAPVREGAPLFASDAGGEAIGQVTSGGFGPSLNAPVAMGYVPVSLSALGTKLFAEVRGQRLPLAVAAMPFVKNTYKR, encoded by the coding sequence ATGCTTGCAGCCGACCAAAACTCCCTGAAACGTACGCCCCTTCACGGGCTTCATGTCGCTCTGGGCGGCAAGATGGTGCCGTTCGCGGGCTATGACATGCCCGTGCAATACCCCGCGGGCGTGCTGAAAGAGCACCTCCATACCCGCACTTCCGCCGGCCTGTTCGACGTCTCCCACATGGGCCAGCTCGCGCTTCGGGCCAAGTCGGGCAAGGTCGAGGACGCCGCCCGCGCGATGGAGCGGCTGGTGCCGCAGGATATCGTGGCGATCGCGCCGGGGCGCCAGCGCTACGCTCAGTTCACCAATGAAGATGGCGGCATCCTCGATGATCTCATGGTCGCCAATTTCGGCGATCACCTGTTCCTGGTCGTCAACGCCGCCTGCAAGGAGGCGGACGAGGCGCATCTGCGCGCGCATCTGTCCGGCGATTGCGTCATCGAACAGCTCGCGGACCGCGCGCTGATCGCACTCCAGGGCCCAAAGGCAGAATCGGCACTGGCGAAACTCTGTGCAGCGGCGCCCGCCATGAAGTTCATGGACGCGGGCCCGCACGAGGTTGCCGGCATCAAATGCTTCGTCTCGCGCTCCGGCTACACCGGCGAAGACGGTTTCGAGATCTCCGTTCCCGCTGCGGATTCCGAGCGTCTTGCCAAAATGCTACTTGAAAACCCCGATGTGCTGCCGATCGGCCTGGGCGCCCGCGACAGCCTCCGGCTGGAAGCCGGGCTCTGCCTCTACGGCCACGACATTGACACCGCGACGACCCCGGTCGAGGCCGCGTTGGAATGGTCGGTGCAGAAGAGCCGCCGCAGCGGCGGCGCGCGCGCCGGCGGCTTCCCCGGTGCGGACAAGATCCTCGCCCATTTCGATCAGGGCGCGAGCCGCCGCCGCGTCGGTCTGCTTGCCCAAGGCCGCGCGCCGGTGCGCGAGGGCGCGCCGCTGTTTGCGAGTGACGCCGGCGGCGAGGCGATCGGACAGGTTACATCGGGCGGCTTCGGTCCGAGCCTGAACGCGCCGGTGGCGATGGGCTATGTGCCTGTGAGCCTGAGCGCGCTCGGCACGAAGCTCTTCGCCGAAGTGCGCGGCCAGCGGCTGCCGCTCGCCGTCGCCGCCATGCCTTTCGTGAAAAACACCTACAAACGCTGA
- the gcvH gene encoding glycine cleavage system protein GcvH has translation MTTTLYTSDHEWLAIDGDVATVGITDYAQQQLGDVVFIELPKVGRSLKKAEAAAVVESVKAASDVYAPVTGEVLETNAELAAEPALVNSDAQGKAWFFKIKMADKSELGGLMDEAAYKTHTA, from the coding sequence ATGACCACGACGCTGTATACTTCCGACCATGAATGGCTCGCCATCGACGGCGACGTCGCCACCGTCGGTATCACCGACTACGCGCAGCAGCAGCTTGGCGACGTCGTCTTCATCGAGTTGCCGAAGGTCGGCCGCTCGCTGAAGAAGGCGGAAGCCGCAGCGGTGGTCGAATCCGTCAAGGCCGCCTCCGACGTCTACGCCCCTGTGACCGGTGAAGTGCTCGAGACCAACGCCGAGCTCGCCGCCGAACCGGCGCTGGTGAACTCCGACGCACAAGGCAAGGCCTGGTTCTTCAAGATCAAGATGGCCGACAAGAGCGAGCTCGGCGGCCTCATGGATGAAGCCGCCTACAAGACCCACACGGCTTGA